Proteins found in one Desulfovibrio sp. genomic segment:
- a CDS encoding sigma 54-interacting transcriptional regulator, translated as MACRSSELLSKHVERILDALPEGVFISDAAGTSLQVNRMYEQLTGLTQEQIRGKNVRDLVQEGTFDCILNPEIVRTGRPTTHVQQLKNGKKLVLTGFPVFDAKGDLCLVVTFARDVTLLAQLQTQVAGQCKLIDQINDQLAYIAQGASKSREPVYASRAMGDVVSLLRRFADTDATVLILGETGAGKDVFARYTHSQSARNDKILLKVDCGGISESLTESELFGYMPGAFTGASNKGKAGYFEIADGSTIFLDEVGELPLSMQTRLLRVLQDGEIMRVGASSPRKVDVRIIAATNRDLAESVEAGTFRRDLYYRLNVATVRIPPLRERQEDVRPLAEHYLAQYTAKYHKAMAFMDVTLDIMTAYSWPGNVRELQNLVHSLVITLSGPLISPRDLPPQISGAPREASCYSEDILAARRPLRDIMAEMERDFLLKAIEVHGSVQRVAELFQINRSTVFRKLQGARRID; from the coding sequence ATGGCATGCAGATCTTCCGAGCTTCTTTCAAAACATGTGGAGCGCATACTCGACGCCCTGCCTGAAGGCGTCTTTATAAGTGATGCCGCTGGCACCAGCCTGCAGGTTAACCGCATGTACGAGCAGCTGACCGGGCTGACCCAGGAACAGATACGCGGCAAAAATGTGCGCGATCTGGTACAGGAAGGCACGTTTGACTGCATCCTGAACCCGGAAATAGTGCGCACGGGCAGGCCCACCACCCATGTGCAGCAGCTCAAAAACGGTAAAAAGCTTGTGCTTACGGGCTTTCCCGTTTTTGATGCCAAGGGGGATCTGTGTCTGGTGGTCACGTTTGCGCGCGATGTCACCCTGCTCGCCCAGTTGCAGACCCAGGTGGCCGGGCAGTGCAAGCTTATTGACCAGATCAACGACCAGTTGGCCTACATTGCGCAGGGCGCGTCAAAATCGCGCGAACCTGTGTATGCCAGCCGGGCCATGGGCGACGTGGTTTCCCTGCTGCGCCGCTTTGCGGACACGGACGCGACCGTGCTTATTCTTGGAGAAACCGGCGCGGGCAAGGACGTGTTTGCCCGCTACACCCACTCCCAGTCGGCCCGCAACGATAAAATCCTGCTCAAGGTAGACTGCGGCGGCATTTCAGAATCTCTCACGGAATCCGAGCTGTTCGGCTACATGCCGGGGGCGTTCACGGGCGCTTCCAACAAGGGCAAGGCCGGGTATTTTGAAATTGCCGATGGCAGCACGATTTTTCTGGACGAAGTGGGCGAGTTGCCGCTTTCCATGCAGACGCGGCTCTTGCGCGTGCTCCAGGACGGAGAAATCATGCGGGTGGGCGCTTCCAGCCCGCGCAAGGTGGACGTGCGCATCATTGCCGCCACCAACCGCGATCTGGCCGAAAGCGTGGAGGCCGGGACATTCCGCCGCGACCTGTACTACCGCCTCAATGTGGCCACGGTGCGCATTCCGCCCCTGCGCGAAAGGCAGGAAGACGTGCGCCCCCTGGCAGAACATTACCTCGCCCAGTACACTGCCAAATACCACAAGGCCATGGCCTTTATGGACGTGACCCTGGACATCATGACGGCCTATTCCTGGCCTGGCAACGTGCGCGAGCTGCAAAACCTTGTGCACAGTCTGGTCATCACGCTCAGCGGACCGCTGATTTCCCCGCGCGACCTGCCGCCGCAGATATCCGGCGCACCCCGCGAAGCCTCGTGCTATAGCGAAGACATCCTCGCCGCCCGCCGCCCCCTGCGCGACATCATGGCTGAAATGGAGCGGGATTTTCTGCTCAAGGCCATTGAAGTGCACGGCTCTGTGCAGCGCGTGGCGGAACTGTTCCAGATCAACCGCAGTACGGTGTTCCGCAAGTTGCAGGGCGCACGGCGGATTGACTGA
- a CDS encoding DMT family transporter, with protein sequence MRVGVRADNATVKTHASPLVVGALTTLVMILFAANSLLCRFALAEGQNAHPLNPSVYTALRAISAAAMLWLLQMRRGGNPLRAGSWGAALALFGYMACFSWAYVRLSAGAGALVIAVAVQAGMLVAGLRLGQRPGKAQSLGIGFAMAGLVYLLLPGLDAPPAGAATVIFCSGLCWAAYTIYGRGGDNAVAATASNFIRCVPLAVVLLAWATAFDQAGLPTAWPWAGVACALAAGALASALGYVLWYAVLRWLSVPSAAVVQLSVPLITALGGAMLMKEALGLRLLVSALAILGGIFCATVLPHLLRRP encoded by the coding sequence ATGCGTGTGGGCGTCAGGGCTGACAACGCGACAGTCAAGACGCATGCTTCCCCCTTGGTGGTGGGTGCCTTGACGACCTTGGTCATGATTCTCTTTGCCGCCAATTCCCTGCTCTGCCGCTTTGCGCTTGCCGAAGGGCAAAACGCTCATCCCCTGAATCCCTCTGTATATACAGCCTTGAGGGCCATTTCTGCCGCCGCCATGCTCTGGCTGCTCCAGATGCGGCGCGGCGGCAATCCGCTGCGTGCTGGCAGCTGGGGCGCGGCGCTGGCGCTGTTTGGCTATATGGCCTGCTTTTCCTGGGCCTACGTGCGACTGTCTGCCGGAGCGGGCGCTCTGGTTATTGCCGTGGCCGTGCAGGCCGGCATGCTTGTGGCCGGGCTGCGGCTGGGGCAGCGCCCCGGCAAGGCGCAAAGTCTGGGCATAGGGTTTGCCATGGCAGGGCTTGTCTATCTGCTGCTTCCGGGTCTTGATGCGCCGCCAGCTGGCGCGGCTACGGTGATTTTCTGCTCTGGCCTGTGCTGGGCGGCCTATACAATTTACGGCAGGGGCGGCGACAATGCCGTTGCGGCCACGGCTAGCAATTTTATCCGCTGCGTGCCGCTGGCTGTCGTGCTGCTGGCTTGGGCTACGGCCTTTGACCAGGCTGGCCTGCCCACCGCATGGCCATGGGCAGGCGTTGCCTGCGCCCTTGCTGCCGGAGCTCTGGCTTCAGCTCTTGGCTATGTGCTCTGGTATGCTGTTTTGCGCTGGCTCAGCGTGCCCTCTGCCGCTGTGGTGCAGTTGAGCGTACCGCTCATCACCGCCCTTGGCGGCGCCATGCTCATGAAGGAAGCTCTGGGCCTGCGGCTGCTGGTGAGCGCCCTTGCCATTCTGGGCGGCATTTTCTGCGCAACGGTCCTTCCCCATCTGCTACGAAGGCCCTAG
- a CDS encoding MarR family transcriptional regulator, with amino-acid sequence MSASTRDLVGIIINRTSRTWRTKLDERLSHLGLTQARWLVLMHLSRMNGKALQKDLAVSVGVEGPTLVRVLDGLERMGLVERVGVEGDRRARRICLTPKADNVITDILNIGNQLRTEALTGIPDADLEAFYRVMEVILANLLSASAK; translated from the coding sequence ATGAGCGCTTCTACCAGAGACCTTGTTGGTATAATCATCAACCGCACCTCCCGCACATGGCGTACCAAGCTTGACGAGCGTCTTTCCCACCTGGGGCTGACCCAGGCGCGCTGGCTGGTGCTCATGCACCTGTCGCGGATGAACGGCAAGGCCCTGCAAAAGGATCTGGCCGTTTCTGTGGGCGTGGAAGGCCCCACCCTGGTGCGGGTACTGGACGGCCTTGAACGCATGGGCCTTGTGGAACGTGTGGGTGTGGAGGGCGACAGACGCGCCAGACGCATTTGCCTGACCCCCAAGGCTGACAACGTCATCACAGATATCCTGAATATTGGCAACCAACTGCGCACTGAAGCCCTGACGGGCATACCCGATGCAGACCTTGAAGCTTTTTACCGTGTGATGGAAGTCATCCTGGCCAATCTGCTGTCCGCATCCGCGAAGTAG
- a CDS encoding lipoate--protein ligase: MRFIYNPCTDASFNLAAEEWLLRNSETDIFMLWRNAASVIVGRNQNSHSEINADYVQQHGILVVRRLTGGGAVFHDLGNINFTFISLNNHSGLLDFKRFATPITEALNALGVPCEFNGRNDMVVGESKISGNAQHMHRDRLLHHGTLLYSANLDSVCAALKPSPAKYIDKSVKSVRGRVGNIVDFLPQPMPIEEFINYLMRFVAGDDSTGQTVLSAEEITAIEALAEERYRSWYWNFGYSPNYVFERSTKTPGGVLDVHMDVRDGIIADIRLFGDYFGVRDVTELEDMLCGCRHERGALERRLALVHIDAFIQGIGDRIFLDCLF; this comes from the coding sequence ATGCGTTTTATCTATAATCCTTGCACAGACGCCTCGTTTAATCTGGCGGCGGAAGAATGGCTGCTACGCAATAGTGAAACCGACATCTTTATGCTCTGGCGTAATGCGGCTTCTGTTATTGTGGGGCGAAACCAGAACTCCCACTCCGAAATCAACGCCGATTACGTGCAGCAGCACGGTATCCTCGTTGTGCGCAGGCTTACCGGCGGGGGCGCGGTTTTTCATGATCTGGGGAATATCAACTTTACCTTCATCAGCCTGAACAACCATTCGGGGCTGCTGGACTTCAAGCGCTTTGCCACGCCCATTACCGAAGCGCTCAATGCCCTTGGCGTCCCCTGCGAGTTTAATGGCCGCAACGACATGGTCGTGGGCGAAAGCAAAATTTCCGGCAACGCGCAGCACATGCACCGCGACCGCCTGCTGCACCACGGCACTCTGCTCTATTCTGCCAACCTGGATTCTGTCTGTGCCGCGCTTAAGCCCAGCCCCGCAAAGTACATTGATAAATCGGTCAAAAGCGTGCGTGGCCGCGTGGGCAATATTGTGGATTTTTTGCCCCAGCCCATGCCCATTGAGGAATTCATAAATTACCTCATGCGCTTTGTGGCCGGGGATGACTCCACAGGGCAGACTGTCTTGAGTGCGGAGGAAATAACCGCCATCGAGGCTCTGGCAGAAGAACGCTACCGCTCCTGGTACTGGAATTTTGGCTATTCACCCAACTACGTCTTTGAGCGCAGCACAAAGACCCCTGGCGGTGTGCTTGACGTACATATGGATGTGCGTGACGGCATAATCGCCGATATTCGTCTGTTCGGCGATTATTTTGGCGTTCGGGATGTGACGGAACTTGAAGACATGCTCTGCGGGTGCAGACACGAACGCGGGGCTCTGGAACGTCGGCTGGCTCTGGTGCACATTGACGCATTCATTCAGGGCATTGGCGATCGCATATTTCTGGACTGTCTATTTTAG
- the larA gene encoding nickel-dependent lactate racemase, with product MAQHYMKYGDREFSVELGNGLIAAELHSNAVALPAKSALEHINEALDNPIGSPRLEEMLKPGQTVCIVVPDSTRLWQSPNVYVPAVVARLNKCGIRDADIRILTATGTHRPMTREEHIAIVSEDIYNRIQVIDHKCRDSADMVKAGVTSNGTEVWFNRFAMECDHIILTGGVVYHFLAGYGGGPKYLLPGIASYETIQRHHNLALNKGFGSGTNAAVRSANMETSNIFHADLEEAALLAKPSFLLNVVVDDNYNIIKAVAGDMVQAHREACALVDAIDGVNVAERTPMVIASAGGAPKDINFYQTIKTLANALAVVSEGGTIIILSACTEGFGSPDTQHQICDFDDMDAREKDLRENFSIGSYVGFLFAESAEKHNLIMVSSMNAEDFAKTKIHITTTLDEALALAKKLNGGKDLRATLLPHGANTLPKLQTVNE from the coding sequence ATGGCACAGCATTACATGAAATACGGCGACAGGGAATTTTCTGTGGAGCTTGGCAACGGCCTCATAGCGGCGGAGCTGCATTCCAACGCGGTTGCGCTGCCCGCAAAAAGCGCGCTGGAGCACATTAACGAAGCTCTGGATAATCCCATCGGTTCGCCCCGGCTTGAGGAAATGCTCAAACCCGGCCAGACGGTGTGCATTGTCGTGCCAGATTCCACGCGCCTGTGGCAGTCGCCCAATGTTTATGTTCCTGCTGTGGTGGCCCGTCTGAACAAATGCGGCATCCGCGATGCGGACATTCGTATCCTCACGGCCACAGGCACGCACCGCCCCATGACGCGCGAGGAGCATATCGCCATTGTTTCCGAGGATATTTACAACCGTATTCAGGTTATTGACCACAAGTGCCGGGATTCGGCGGATATGGTCAAGGCGGGCGTGACCAGCAACGGCACCGAGGTGTGGTTTAACCGCTTTGCCATGGAGTGCGACCATATCATCCTGACCGGCGGCGTGGTGTACCACTTTCTGGCCGGGTACGGCGGCGGCCCCAAGTATCTGCTGCCCGGCATCGCCAGCTACGAGACCATCCAGCGACATCACAACCTGGCGCTGAACAAGGGCTTTGGCAGCGGCACCAATGCGGCGGTGCGCAGCGCCAATATGGAAACCAGCAATATTTTTCATGCCGATCTTGAAGAAGCCGCCCTGCTGGCAAAGCCCAGTTTCCTGCTCAACGTGGTGGTGGACGACAATTACAACATCATCAAGGCCGTGGCGGGCGACATGGTGCAGGCGCACCGCGAGGCCTGCGCGCTGGTTGACGCCATCGACGGCGTCAACGTGGCCGAACGCACACCCATGGTCATCGCCAGCGCGGGCGGCGCGCCCAAGGACATCAATTTTTACCAGACCATCAAAACCCTGGCCAACGCCCTCGCGGTGGTGAGCGAGGGGGGCACCATCATCATTCTGTCGGCCTGTACCGAGGGCTTTGGCAGCCCGGATACCCAGCACCAGATCTGCGATTTCGACGATATGGACGCTCGCGAAAAAGACCTGCGCGAAAATTTTTCCATAGGCAGCTATGTGGGCTTTCTGTTTGCGGAATCTGCGGAAAAGCACAATCTCATCATGGTCAGCTCCATGAATGCCGAGGACTTTGCCAAAACAAAGATCCACATTACCACGACTCTGGACGAAGCCCTTGCGCTGGCAAAAAAGCTGAACGGCGGCAAAGACCTGCGGGCAACCCTGCTGCCCCACGGGGCCAATACCCTGCCCAAGCTTCAGACGGTCAACGAGTAA
- a CDS encoding sulfite exporter TauE/SafE family protein codes for MVYVLIGLCGIVAGAISGVVGTGSSIILLPVLSLAFGPKAAIPIMAVASIAGNASRVMAWRRQISLRAFACYSVTAVPAAILGVRTLWIMPAEISNLCIGLFFFVLIGLRRASRTRGMRLGSRQMALAGGLVGYLTGVVYSTGPLTIPIFAGFGLAKGALLATEAAASIAVYVAKALAFGAVGGLPLPVLCNGLVVGAALALGTFLGKRFVLGMSEATFRLLIDAMLACAGLVMTGSALFG; via the coding sequence GTGGTATACGTGCTCATTGGTCTATGCGGCATTGTGGCAGGGGCCATCAGCGGGGTGGTGGGCACCGGATCTTCCATAATCCTGCTGCCGGTGCTGAGTCTGGCTTTTGGCCCTAAGGCAGCCATTCCCATCATGGCTGTTGCCTCCATTGCGGGCAATGCCTCGCGGGTGATGGCCTGGCGGCGGCAGATAAGCCTCAGGGCCTTTGCCTGCTATTCGGTAACTGCCGTGCCTGCGGCGATTTTGGGTGTGCGGACGCTCTGGATAATGCCCGCGGAAATTTCCAATCTGTGCATCGGCCTGTTCTTTTTTGTGCTCATCGGTTTGCGCCGGGCCAGCCGAACGCGCGGCATGCGCCTTGGCTCCCGGCAGATGGCCCTGGCTGGCGGCCTTGTGGGGTATCTGACTGGGGTTGTGTATTCCACCGGGCCGCTGACCATTCCCATCTTTGCCGGTTTTGGCCTCGCCAAGGGGGCACTGCTCGCCACCGAGGCGGCTGCGTCCATAGCCGTGTATGTTGCCAAGGCTCTGGCCTTTGGGGCTGTGGGCGGGTTGCCCCTGCCCGTGCTGTGCAATGGCCTTGTGGTTGGGGCGGCGCTGGCTCTTGGCACGTTTCTGGGCAAGCGTTTTGTGCTTGGCATGTCTGAAGCGACCTTCCGCCTGCTTATTGACGCCATGCTTGCCTGCGCGGGCCTTGTGATGACGGGCAGCGCGCTGTTTGGGTAG
- a CDS encoding DUF554 domain-containing protein, with protein MIGPIVNSGGLFIGGIIGVIFADIFPERLKKALPSIFGVITLCLGATLVGKAAALPAVTVSLILGTMVGEIIYAEALLQKFLRAIFSLLKSKRMGDENFSLMVITLVAAFCFGSMGFLGAFHEGLTGKPDILLTKAALDMFTGVVFGSFMGFSVSLIAVPQFIILALIYMGATTIAPFMTPTMLNDFTACGGVIFVATGLRMCDIKIFPVINMLPAMAIILPLSHLWELYFPFK; from the coding sequence ATGATCGGACCTATTGTGAATAGTGGCGGACTTTTCATCGGCGGCATCATCGGCGTTATTTTTGCCGATATTTTTCCTGAACGGCTCAAAAAAGCGCTGCCTTCCATCTTTGGCGTCATAACCCTGTGTCTGGGCGCAACCCTTGTGGGTAAGGCCGCTGCACTGCCCGCCGTGACGGTTTCGCTCATTCTCGGCACCATGGTGGGCGAAATCATCTATGCTGAGGCCCTGCTGCAAAAGTTCCTGCGGGCCATTTTTAGCCTGCTTAAGAGCAAGCGCATGGGCGACGAAAACTTCTCCCTGATGGTCATAACCTTAGTGGCGGCATTCTGCTTTGGCAGCATGGGCTTTTTGGGGGCCTTTCATGAAGGGCTCACCGGCAAGCCCGACATTCTGCTGACCAAGGCCGCGCTGGACATGTTTACCGGCGTGGTTTTCGGCTCCTTCATGGGCTTTTCCGTAAGCCTTATCGCCGTGCCGCAGTTTATTATTCTGGCGCTCATCTACATGGGGGCCACCACCATTGCCCCGTTCATGACCCCGACCATGCTCAACGACTTTACCGCCTGCGGCGGCGTCATCTTTGTGGCCACGGGCCTGCGCATGTGCGATATCAAGATATTCCCGGTCATCAACATGCTGCCCGCGATGGCCATCATTTTGCCGCTTTCGCACCTGTGGGAGCTGTACTTTCCCTTCAAGTAA
- a CDS encoding Ldh family oxidoreductase, with translation MPHISLTEAQKMGEDILQAHKVGQRNAQLTIASLLRAEMEGLPSHGFSRIPYYASQAEASKVDGYAVPVVERAKPGVVLVDACCGFAFSAFADGLPVVAQAARESGVALMAVRNSHHAGVLGFPVADLAAQGLLALGFANSPAALAPYGGTKVTFGTNPLAMACPRKDAPPLVIDLSMGLLARGKILQAAKRGEAIPEGAAVDAEGNPTCDPVKAFNGALLPFGGPKGYALALIVEIMSAALTGASLAIEASSLFTPDGPPPRLGQSFLVMDPAATAGANFLDRVEHLLGFISDQPGARLPGDRRIGLSRAASERNSIDLPEDLLAQLQSLL, from the coding sequence ATGCCTCATATCAGCCTTACCGAAGCACAAAAAATGGGCGAAGATATTTTGCAGGCCCACAAGGTCGGGCAGCGAAATGCCCAATTGACCATCGCCTCGCTCCTGCGGGCAGAAATGGAAGGCCTGCCCTCGCACGGATTTTCGCGCATTCCCTACTATGCATCCCAGGCGGAGGCCAGCAAGGTTGATGGCTACGCCGTTCCTGTGGTGGAACGCGCAAAGCCCGGCGTAGTGCTGGTTGACGCCTGCTGCGGGTTCGCCTTCAGCGCTTTTGCCGATGGCCTGCCCGTGGTGGCTCAGGCTGCCAGGGAGTCTGGCGTGGCTCTCATGGCCGTGCGCAATTCGCACCATGCGGGCGTGTTGGGATTCCCCGTGGCGGATCTGGCGGCGCAGGGCCTGCTGGCCCTTGGCTTTGCCAACAGCCCCGCGGCTCTGGCTCCCTATGGCGGCACAAAGGTGACCTTTGGCACGAACCCGCTGGCCATGGCCTGTCCGCGCAAGGACGCCCCGCCCCTTGTTATTGATCTTTCCATGGGGCTGTTGGCGCGCGGCAAAATTTTGCAGGCCGCAAAAAGGGGCGAGGCTATCCCCGAGGGCGCGGCTGTGGATGCGGAGGGCAATCCAACCTGCGATCCGGTCAAGGCCTTCAACGGCGCACTGTTGCCCTTTGGCGGCCCCAAGGGCTACGCCCTGGCACTCATTGTGGAAATAATGTCGGCAGCGCTCACGGGTGCTTCCCTGGCCATTGAGGCCTCTTCCCTGTTCACGCCGGACGGCCCGCCGCCGCGCCTTGGGCAGAGCTTTCTGGTCATGGATCCTGCGGCTACGGCAGGGGCAAACTTTCTGGACCGCGTGGAGCACTTGCTGGGCTTCATCAGCGACCAGCCGGGCGCACGTCTGCCGGGCGACCGCCGCATCGGCCTCAGCCGCGCCGCCAGTGAGCGAAATAGCATTGATTTGCCGGAGGATCTGCTGGCCCAACTGCAATCGCTGCTCTAG
- a CDS encoding DUF4910 domain-containing protein — MTSFHDFLRSLFPICRSITGNGVRQTLRMLQEELPGLRTFEVASGSKVFDWTVPDEWNIRGARLTGPSGEVIADFADTNLHVMGYSEPVDCDISLEELQNHLHSLPEMPNAIPYITSYYARRWGFCIKHEQRQKLSPGMYHASIDSTLAPGHLTYGDLVIPGQCEKEIFLSTYICHPSMANNELSGPVVATALAQWVAQRPRRYTYRFAFVPETIGSITYLSRNHEALRRNVVAGFNLTCMGDERAYSYLPSRKGNTLADKAALHVLHHFAPDFIRYTFLDRESDERQYCAPGIDLPLCSVMRSKYHAYPEYHTSLDDCSLVTQKGLEGSVNIMTRILEALEENVTYEPRVLCEPQLGKRGLYPTLSTKTSCTEQVNLMMDLLAYADGETTLLEEADIVGRDIFRCAETMRKLVEKDVLAVKTC, encoded by the coding sequence ATGACGAGCTTCCACGACTTTCTTCGCAGTCTTTTTCCCATATGCCGCAGTATTACGGGCAACGGGGTGCGGCAGACATTGCGCATGTTGCAGGAAGAATTACCCGGATTACGTACCTTTGAGGTAGCGTCTGGATCCAAGGTTTTTGACTGGACAGTGCCGGACGAATGGAACATCAGGGGCGCGCGGCTGACCGGCCCATCGGGCGAAGTGATTGCCGACTTTGCCGACACCAATCTGCACGTCATGGGGTATTCCGAACCCGTTGACTGCGACATTTCGCTGGAAGAGCTGCAAAATCATTTGCATTCCCTGCCCGAAATGCCCAATGCCATTCCTTACATCACATCATACTATGCCCGACGGTGGGGCTTCTGCATCAAGCACGAGCAGCGGCAAAAACTGTCCCCCGGCATGTACCACGCTTCCATAGATTCCACCCTGGCTCCGGGGCATCTGACATACGGCGACCTTGTGATCCCCGGCCAGTGCGAAAAAGAAATTTTTCTTTCCACCTACATCTGCCATCCGTCCATGGCCAACAACGAGCTTTCCGGCCCGGTGGTGGCCACGGCCCTTGCGCAGTGGGTGGCGCAGCGCCCGCGCCGCTACACCTACCGTTTTGCCTTTGTGCCGGAAACCATCGGCTCCATCACTTATCTGAGCCGCAACCACGAGGCCTTGCGTCGCAATGTGGTGGCGGGCTTCAACCTCACCTGCATGGGCGATGAACGGGCCTATTCCTATCTGCCCAGCCGCAAGGGCAACACCCTGGCCGACAAGGCCGCCCTGCACGTGCTGCACCACTTTGCACCCGATTTTATCCGCTACACCTTTCTTGACCGCGAGAGCGACGAGCGCCAGTACTGCGCGCCCGGCATCGACCTGCCCCTGTGCAGCGTCATGCGCAGCAAATATCACGCCTACCCCGAGTACCACACCTCGCTGGACGACTGCTCGCTTGTTACGCAAAAGGGGCTTGAAGGCAGCGTGAACATCATGACGCGCATCCTTGAAGCGCTGGAAGAAAACGTCACCTACGAGCCACGTGTGCTGTGCGAACCGCAGTTGGGCAAACGCGGCCTCTACCCCACGCTGAGCACAAAAACTTCCTGTACGGAACAGGTCAATCTGATGATGGATCTGCTGGCCTATGCCGATGGCGAAACCACCCTGCTTGAAGAAGCAGACATTGTGGGCAGGGATATTTTTCGCTGTGCGGAAACCATGCGCAAGCTGGTTGAAAAAGACGTGCTGGCGGTCAAAACCTGCTGA
- a CDS encoding L-2-amino-thiazoline-4-carboxylic acid hydrolase, with protein sequence MHHATMLPRYTRRAFCSLALGTCAALLLPCSCMASIAQGIGKPVSDEALKAEFAGMCAGAEQMLAGQRPVEDLRAMFAQARQAHTRLLPLPDIGGPENLTYPSFLVGPQYAALYTAMRPHGFSARDVGKLVYDLAVYSFEEQKEAYRANGQRFFTPEYFALLQAWAMRSQQRRYPLDWVQTVFRGDGRDFDIGVNYTECGLMKYFASLGMPELAPYPCRVDFPTARAEGTGLARTSTLAEGGKVCDFRYKQGRETTQGWDMV encoded by the coding sequence ATGCACCATGCCACTATGCTTCCACGCTATACCCGGCGCGCATTTTGCTCTCTGGCACTGGGAACCTGCGCCGCTCTGCTGCTGCCCTGTTCGTGCATGGCCTCCATTGCTCAGGGCATCGGCAAGCCGGTGAGCGATGAGGCCCTCAAAGCCGAATTTGCAGGCATGTGCGCCGGTGCGGAGCAGATGCTTGCCGGGCAGCGCCCAGTGGAGGATTTGCGCGCCATGTTTGCCCAGGCAAGGCAGGCCCACACCCGGCTGCTGCCTCTGCCGGATATTGGCGGGCCGGAAAACCTGACCTATCCCAGCTTCCTTGTCGGGCCGCAGTATGCGGCGCTGTACACTGCCATGCGCCCGCACGGATTCAGCGCCAGGGATGTGGGCAAGCTTGTGTACGATCTGGCGGTCTACAGCTTTGAGGAGCAGAAGGAAGCGTACCGCGCCAACGGGCAGCGCTTTTTTACGCCGGAGTATTTTGCCCTGTTGCAGGCCTGGGCCATGCGCAGTCAGCAGCGGCGCTACCCGCTGGATTGGGTGCAGACGGTATTTCGGGGAGATGGGCGCGATTTTGATATCGGTGTGAATTACACGGAATGCGGGCTGATGAAGTATTTTGCCTCGCTGGGCATGCCCGAGCTCGCTCCTTATCCCTGCCGGGTGGACTTTCCCACCGCAAGGGCGGAAGGCACGGGCCTTGCGCGCACCTCAACGCTGGCTGAGGGCGGCAAGGTATGCGACTTCCGCTACAAGCAGGGGCGGGAAACAACCCAGGGATGGGACATGGTGTGA
- a CDS encoding GyrI-like domain-containing protein: MPMPFAVVVLQHHSVRLFGVRIHTTLHNAPQECPRLWNEVFTPRMPELSGKPSNTYQGPSYGLSLFTDHAGLAFDYWAAMEAPELAAPPAGMDAVTLPGGLYACCRIPAAGMLQEAYDYMYDEWPQTPGGYTVLDDKPCFERYDSRFFQSGTHDVYVPVLPREE, encoded by the coding sequence ATGCCAATGCCTTTTGCCGTTGTGGTGTTGCAGCACCACAGTGTCCGCCTTTTCGGTGTGCGCATCCACACAACCCTGCACAACGCCCCGCAGGAATGCCCCCGGCTGTGGAATGAGGTCTTTACCCCCCGCATGCCAGAGCTGAGCGGCAAGCCCAGCAATACCTATCAGGGGCCGTCGTACGGGCTTTCTTTGTTTACAGACCATGCTGGGCTGGCTTTTGATTACTGGGCTGCAATGGAAGCCCCGGAGCTTGCCGCGCCGCCCGCTGGCATGGACGCGGTAACCCTGCCGGGCGGTCTTTATGCCTGTTGCCGCATCCCCGCCGCTGGCATGCTTCAGGAAGCATACGACTACATGTATGACGAATGGCCGCAGACGCCGGGGGGCTATACCGTTCTGGACGACAAGCCCTGCTTTGAGCGCTACGACAGCCGCTTTTTTCAGTCCGGCACCCACGATGTCTATGTGCCCGTGCTGCCCCGCGAAGAATAG